The following proteins are co-located in the Xiphophorus maculatus strain JP 163 A chromosome 8, X_maculatus-5.0-male, whole genome shotgun sequence genome:
- the LOC106700352 gene encoding keratinocyte differentiation factor 1-like, with amino-acid sequence MPGHSSGAPQTSCHSKHHTSTSQGNHKPSRTIYRESTGLGDLRDLHGGHFREHHNDHPRHSESKNGTSRTFSRNRTARGSETIGFIPGLADSAPASRPSCSSCPSMGWSACKALLCGMLNCGCCGSRELSLPVNESSTDHPPKSGSEPSNGMALTNPTCGVSMEPSKPTKSASLPTSESFRYQDIRFRGEIVNYPVNPSKRTCPPAKGESQRLISNTNLLSNDWYDLDDPCDTTDVDSLITKKLLELYAFHQIEELAKCTSDSSFIRKTNEISDLISNIAQNYNLEEQEAECKLVHGVIRISTRKAKKKASHQRPNGRNDGTLPESGNETMTQTFMSSDFPEVKVSEQTPSDELVRKMRQYGSRTYSSSTSTAYSPYQHNTRTNSSKSSSADLKGYAEIQMSIC; translated from the coding sequence ATGCCTGGCCACAGCTCAGGGGCTCCCCAGACGTCCTGTCATTCAAAGCACCACACCTCCACCTCTCAGGGCAACCACAAACCAAGTCGAACTATATACAGGGAGAGCACGGGCTTAGGTGACCTCAGAGATCTTCATGGGGGACATTTCCGCGAGCACCACAACGACCACCCTCGGCATTCAGAGAGCAAGAATGGCACCAGTAGAACTTTCTCGAGAAACCGCACGGCCCGGGGCTCAGAGACTATAGGATTTATTCCAGGATTGGCTGACAGCGCGCCGGCCAGCAGGCCTTCATGTAGCTCCTGCCCCTCTATGGGCTGGAGTGCCTGCAAGGCCTTGCTCTGCGGTATGCTCAATTGTGGCTGTTGTGGCAGCCGAGAGCTCTCTCTGCCTGTTAACGAGAGCTCAACAGACCACCCACCCAAATCAGGCAGTGAGCCTTCTAACGGCATGGCTCTGACCAACCCAACCTGTGGTGTCTCCATGGAGCCCAGCAAGCCCACCAAATCTGCCAGTTTACCCACCAGCGAAAGTTTCCGTTACCAAGACATTCGTTTTAGAGGTGAGATTGTAAATTATCCAGTGAATCCTTCCAAACGGACCTGTCCTCCCGCAAAAGGGGAAAGCCAGAGACTGATCAGCAACACCAACCTCTTGTCTAACGACTGGTACGACTTGGACGACCCGTGCGACACCACAGACGTTGACTCTCTTATCACCAAGAAGCTCTTGGAGCTGTACGCCTTCCATCAGATCGAAGAGCTCGCCAAGTGTACGTCCGACTCCTCTTTCATCCGCAAGACGAACGAGATAAGCGACCTTATCTCCAACATTGCCCAGAACTACAACCTGGAGGAGCAGGAGGCCGAGTGCAAGCTGGTGCATGGGGTCATCCGCATCAGCACGAGGAAGGCCAAGAAGAAGGCCAGCCACCAGCGTCCTAACGGCAGGAACGACGGGACTCTGCCCGAAAGCGGCAACGAGACCATGACCCAAACCTTCATGAGCAGTGATTTTCCAGAGGTGAAAGTGTCTGAGCAAACGCCGTCAGACGAGCTGGTGAGGAAAATGAGACAATACGGCTCAAGGACATATTCCTCCAGCACTTCCACAGCCTACTCTCCCTACCAGCACAACACCAGGACAAACTCTTCAAAGAGCTCCTCTGCTGATTTGAAAGGCTACGCAGAGATTCAAATGTCTATATGCTGA